The Anoplopoma fimbria isolate UVic2021 breed Golden Eagle Sablefish chromosome 10, Afim_UVic_2022, whole genome shotgun sequence sequence actgacagagaaaaacaaaagtgtagACTTTAAGATTTGACAGATACAGACTTTAAATTAAACCTCTGCAGCTGCAAGAAATGTGGTGCACCTCTGTAATCCTGGCTCCCgcatttgttttttccagtAAAAATACACTTCTCCATGGTAAACATtggctgctgctctgcattCTGGAGTCTTTTCcactccctcctttccttcacTGCTTTTCATGGCCAGAGTTCCTGTGGCTGAAATTGTTTTCACCATCCACAACACAAAAGGTGACTGTCTCAGCATGAGAGGGAAAATAACGTGTGAAGGCAGTCAGTACTTTAAGAGGTGAACAGTTTCCCCATCAGACAATTTTCCTAGAATttattgcaaaaacaaacaaaaaaaaatgtacaggtaaagaaaacacaaatctctttaaaaacaaataaacaatataaaaaacacttaaaaacaagGACCAGAGGACCACCTCTTCATAGTCCCTGCTCCTGAATCCATTCCACATGGGTAGagattaaataaaagcaaaaaaaatagtttggcatttttttgttgctttcatgccgagagttagatgagaagattgacagCACTCATGTTCCTACAGTAAGATACAGCCAGCTCACTAATAATTATCAAATTAGatcttgttttttcaatttgtatGAATCTAtatgagctttagaggtgctagtGAATGGATTTAGTTACCTTTAGACAGAGCCAGACTAGCTTGTTTTCCCCTTGTTTCAAGTCATGCTCAGTGCAACTTTATATTTACAAGGTAGACATAAGAATGGAATCggtcttctcatccaactcttggCATGAAAGCGAAAAgctatttcccaaaatgccaaacttcctttaaaggtgcagtgtgaaGGATTGGcaacatctagtggtgaggctgcagactacaaccaactgaaacttgcCCCGTGTGCCAAGCGTGTAAGAGAATCTTATTTGcaatacactaaagaaaacatacttattaacattaaattcaatttctgccaatagagCCCCCTAAATGCTTCACATTGTTCCTTGAAAGAAGAGGATCACAGCTTGGACTCTTGAAGCTTAAGCTCTGACAAAGACGACTCACACATCACATTCAGGAGTTCGTCGATCTCAGATTCCCTGAGTGTGATCAAGGCACAGAATTTCAAATCAGTACCTTCCGGATATTCTCTGTGCTGTAAAGACAATTTAGTAACAGCAGCCCATCCCGCAGCTACAGTCCTCACACACTACAACGAGTCCTCTAAAATAGTAGGCGGCTGTGGATCCATGTCAACACCAGAGAGCCGGATGGGGTTTATATCCCCCGTGCTCTTAAACGTGTACAGCTCATTGTCCAACATCCTGCGGTCCTGGAAGCCGAGGCTGTCCTGCCGGTCGATAGGAGTGCGCGGACGGGACGGGATGAAAGACTCAGACGGGTCCAGGAACGTCTTGAACCGCTCCAGCTCAGGCTCATGGTCCGGTTCTTTGATTACAGGCAGCCCTGGGTCAGTGGGGCCTGTAAATGTGTTGTAAGAGTCCACCTGCACGCCGTTGAAGTGGTCTTGCATGCTGTCGGCGTAGCTGGAGTCACCCAGCAGGTGGCCGTACATTATCGCCTCATCTATGGAGGCATAGACGTGGGAGTCGTTGTCTGCCCGAGTTTTGGTGAAATGCCTGTCACTTGGGCGGAAGATGTTCCCTTTGCCAATGTAGATGGATGACTCCTCGGccagtttgtcttttttctttttcctgtttgaGAAGATAGAGGGCAGACCACAAACAATGAGTCTACAAAAGCTCCCAGTTAGAGACCGATCTTACAGAATATAGAccaattaatatataaatgtaactaAGCCAGTTCAAAAACATGATTCTTAATCGACCGGCATAGAAAACCAGGGCCCATATTCATCAAACTTCAAAGAATTAGTCTCAAAACTGACAAAACATAGTCAAACATCTTCATGGGGCAACattataaaacacatcaataaataatattgtaagtgagaacattaaaacaaattgtaaatatatatttatatatacccagctttatatttttcctttatcCTCAAATAAGTTAGgggaaaaatacttttttttgttcataggTTACTCTGCAATTTAAATTTCACTCTCAAATTTTTGGTCTTGACAAACATTGTTTAATTTATCTGTTATCCAACTaacaatattattttgtatttaattaaattctcAACTGGGCTTATaatcttttaaaacatttagttaaTTTCAAGACTCTGACACTAAATAGCCAACTAAGGAGTAAGAGAAGGTATTTGCTGtaagaataaaatacatataaaagtATCTTATTTAAAAGGAACATATTCACAGCAACAtgtttttctgcaaaaacatctgtgattgttttttaatatctcCAGTGGGAAACAGTGGGAAATTAATGATTCAATATATCTGTAGTAGATAAATGTATAATTAGAAATGGATTAAAGGGAACTGGCTAAATTGgaatcaaaagaaaatcaaacatgcaGCTGGGGGGAAAATTCTGCCACTGATCAATGAGATGCATCAgagaaaaatattataataagaGGGGAATGTAATACCACAATGGCAAGTGCAAACAAGATGCACAGAAAGCGATTGCAAACTAAAATCAGTGccacttttatttttgctgtgatTTTAGCGTAACTTACGATCAGAAAAGCAGAATCTGCAAATCAGTAGGAGTAAAATTGTAGGATAAAGACTTTTATATTTCACTGAAGTCCAACGGTTTGATAAATACCGACCCGGATGTTGATCAAGTTCTGCTTCAGGTATACTCACTTTGTGACAAAGCATACAATAGCCAGCACTGTCAGCAACAGCAGAAGAGCGCCTGCTAACCCGAGGAGGATGGCCAGGAGGTCtgtagaggaaaaaagaagacgTGGTAGAAGTAAGTCCTTTGCTGTAGTTATTTGTCTGTACAAGGCCTTAATTGAATCCTGCTTGCTTACTGCTCTTCTTCTGCAGAACGATTTTGGTCACTGCACCAAAGTGTCCCTCCTCTGGTTTACAGTTGGACATGTTGAGATAAAAACTACGTGGCACCATCAGCGTGTCCTCCGCCTTCTCGTCCTCCCTGCGGCTCATTATCTCCTCCTCGTCCCCCAGCATCTTCACCTTGATGGAGGTGTGGCTGTCACTGCATTTGGGTTGGCTGAGGTTGACAAACTGCATGTGCGCCACGTGCTGGCTCGGTACATTGACGATCCAGGATACGGTGGCTGAAGACCTCATACCCAGAGGCCAGTTGGGGCTGGCCAGAAGGAACGGAGACGACACATCTGGGCTGACTCTGTAAATAATGGTCTCTATAAAAAAGGGATGGAAGTAATGTTGAGTGTCAGTACTGTATCTTCCAGCATTTGTGGAACAACAGTGCCCCTGTGtggaatttaaaaataaaatgaatgtgctCCATTTGAACATGTGGAGAATCACAGCATACAGCAGCATGACAGATGTGAGGAGGATGCAAGTACAGATGTTCTTACCATGACTGCAACAAACGattgttttcataatttattaatCAAATCTTAAGGtatacttatttataatacttgttttgatcttgttgtttactatgtctcttgtttgcactatcctctatgctgctgtaatcctgcaaatttccccgctgcgggactaataaaggattatcttatttcataaaaaaaaaaaaatctaattgatTAAAAACTTAACTttctaattaaaaacataaaaaggccATTATAATAGAGCTAAAAATGCTGTTGGTCGCACAAGACTGTTAACATGAAGATGCCACCTTGGGCTTTAGGTATATATGATGGCCATTTCTCACAATATTCTGGCAAAATTATTCAATAGATCAGTCAAAAAAATTAtcttcaaatttaaataatcattagCTGCAGCCCACAGAATATCCATGTTTTACCTGGGATCTCCTGACTGAAGCTGACGTTGAGGAAAGGCTCCATGGTCTTGCTGAAGTCGGGGACTGTGGCTGTGACGGAGACGTTGCCGTGCACCTGAACCTTCTGGAGTATTCCGTTGTAGCAGAAGTCTCCAACAGAAAACCCGTCGCCCTCTGCCACACGCAGGGAGACGGACTCATTGCACTCCTGACCGGGCAGGGACTGACGGAGACTCCCTTTGGGTGACACCAGGTCCACGGTGCGGTCCTGAGGGATTTTGAGGTGCCAGGTGAAGCTGTGGAGGGGCATCGGTAGACAGGAGTCCAGTTTGGGCACAGTGAGCTGAGTCGCAGAGCAGGACGTCTCATCTTTGCACTCTGTTattataaaaaggaaatgagaatATTAAGTTTTCAACTAAAGGAACAGTCAAAAACAAATACGAAGGTCTCGTGTTACCTGTAGCtggagccaggctagctattatcccttgtttccagtctttatgctaagctaagctaattgtctTCTAGTTCTAtcttcatatttaccgtacagacatgaaagtggtatcaatcttctcattcactcactcttggcaagaaagccaATAGCGCATTTCCGAAAATATCAAACTACTCCTTTAAGAATGAAATAGACTTTGTACTTTGacgttaatatttatttttaaccatttttattcattcaccACGAAACTGTGATAGACTATGacctcaaaaaagaaaacagaaagctacaaacatttaatgaacatttaaaataaaatcctctTACCAATAGCTTTACTGGCAGTCAGGCGGACATCTTCATTTGGACAGTCGAGGAAGGACAGGCTGGCCTTCGTGCCTGCAGCCACGTTGATCTTGTTTTCAACCTTAGAGTTAACGCTCATCTCACAGTAGGGATCGGAACCCACTTTCTCTATCTGTAGCGACACTCCTTGTCGTTCAGTTAGATTCACCGCACATAGGACTACGAcagaaatacaatattaaaagaTTTTAGTGATTGGAAAGGAAGTCTTCATctcagcttttattgtgaacatttttttttttttaaatcagaaatcATGTTAAAACAAAACTGGCATTTCTTTTTGTCTAATTTCTGCATTTAATACTCAGTGTTATGCCATTATAATTTTGCAGAACAACATCACAGACTGATGGACAAGCAACAACTCTGATTCAAGCCACATTTTGTCCAAAATGATGGCTCTTTTGATGGATAAAGTGATGCACGTCAtgttgcagaaataaataaataaaaaaagaattattatatatatatatataaactaaacaTCCTAAAATTATGAAAGACTTTTCTTATCAACCTGATTTTaaaaattgattgattttttaaCCCCTTTCTCAAACTGCAactgaaaaaatacttttgaccCTTTCCTTGCtctttttgtaaaacacaaGCCAATTGGTTTCTCTGTGTAACCTGGTTACTTGCGTACATAAACTGCATAACTTCCAGAGCTTCAGACTCTCAGATTTCAAGTTTTAACACTGTACCTGGATGTCCACTCCTCATTACAGAGACTCTGTAGTTCAAGGTGAGGCCTTGTAGTGTCGTGTTGGTTTCACAATTCCTCAGCACCATTTTGAAGTTGCCCTGCTCATGCTGCGGCTGGGAATCCGTCAGAGTCAGTTTGGTCACCTTCTTGGTCTCTTTCTGGTACTCCACCTCCACTATTTTGTTGAGGCACTCTGGAGCTGTGTGATCGCGAAACTGGATCGTGTAGTTATACATGCCGGGCACTGTGAAGTCCCACTGCATCTGCTGGTTGTCAGGGAAATCGCTGGGATAGTTGGCTGTGATGAGGTCTGTGTCGGACATACCTCGTGGAAGGTTGACTTTCAATATGGCAACCACTGGGGAGAAACACATAGAGAGTATTGTGAAGTGGAAGATGTCTTGTTAAATTATGTTTGATGTAGTTGATTCTTTCGATCATTacacagaagaaaagaaaaaagaaattcataaCTTACTGTCTGACACCGGTCCAACGCTGAGTTTGAAGTCAACGGGATCCAGCTTCCTGTCGCCAGGCACCTGCAGAGACATTCGGCCCTTGCGGCGGGGCAGGATGGTGGTCACAGGTCCTCCTTTGCAAAAGGTACCAATAGTTGTTAGCCCTGCGCGCAGATAGGTTATAATGGAGTATGTGTGCTCATCTGGACAGGTCTCCTGGTTGGGAATCTGTCGCATTCCCGGTTCTGGGAAGTCCAGTTGGAAGACCCGAGTGGAGACAACTGTCACATCCCAGGTGAAGGTCCGGTTGAAGTCTGGGAACAGTAAGGACTCGGCCTGAACAACGTTTCCAGAGCAGGAGATGTCTTTGCAGTCTGGAATTGGTAGAGAAGAGCTTGTAAGCGATTTAGTGTTTACAAAGAGTTTTGTGTTGACAAGGATACAAACAGCTGCGTACTTAAAGcgtaaaaacaagtcaaaagaAATAAGATTAATTAtctaaaacaggaaataatgtACTGTAAACACTTATTCctgaatctacaataaaataaaaacatcaactgCAAAATCATAGTTTGAAAGGGAACCTGTGCTTAATGTCTTTTGCAAACAAtattgataaaatgataaacaaaccGACTAATTTTGGTTGCGTTTTCATGCAAATGACAATGGAAAGAGACTTAAAAAGTGAGTTAAAGTTTtggaaaatgtacttaaattaaACTTAGAAAGGTTCATACCAATTTCTCTGTTGATCTCCACAATGAAAACATCCTGAGGTTGAGGACAGGTGAACTCTACTGTGGTATTGTGAGGGTCTTCGAGGCGTAGATGGGTTGATTTGCATTTCTGATTGGGCTCCTTGTCGATACACACCTCACAGTCTGGCTCGCCAGGCAACCTGCTGATTATAACAATGGTTCCAGGATCAGGCATAACGGACATCATTCTGCCACCtggagaaaaacataaaaaaggtaaaatcaGATGTTGATGAAATCAGAGTAACTTCCCATGAAACGTGGTCCACACAGTCATGTCACCCTTAGAATGAATCGAAATAACTTTGGTGGTCTTGTACTTTTCATCTAGTCTCGTCATAAggtaaaaatctaaatttgttGTTTATGATtcacatgctaaactaagatggtaaacattatactcGCTAGAtataagcatgctaacatggtTATTGTGAGCAGGCTGAGTATTTAGCTAAATCAGAGTGAGCGTGACAGTAGACCAGTCTTGTTTTggaaattaatgtaattttactTCCTAAAATAATTTGCAGCGTGTTATCTATATTAATTATGATCTGCACAATATTTTCATAAGAAATGTCCTTTCATTGTGTTCTTAAGAGCGTCTTTCTGACATATGACAACATATGAAAGCTAGCTTACTATGCTAGCTTTAGctcatttagttattttttatctgtCAATCAATGAGAATTGTTCCTGTCAAAtataattaaaagcaaaaactgGGAAAGGCATTACATTTAAGCATTAGTTACCAAACTGTGCCCATAGAAAGATGTTTACGCTATTATGAAAAGTTGTTTAGCATCAGTTTGTTTGGAATATGTCTTTGctattttgtatgtatttttctgtaaataaatagctacttgttttttctctctcgtgTGAACAAACTGAAGGACAGACACTTGCCTCTTGGTGCTGCTTTGACAGTAAATGAGTCCACTTCACTTCCTGTGGGCACCTCTGCAGTCACAGTCGTCGCGCCGAGCAGATGAAGAGACACTGTTCCGCCCTCACAGTAGCTGTTAGTTTTAACCTTTCCTTCACTGTTCGTTGTGCTCACTGAGTACTGCTGGCCATCTTGGCATTTCTCTGCTCCAGACATCTCCTTTAATCCACCAGGGAAGTCCAGAGTTAACACAGTCCTCTCTGGTAGACTTATGTCCCATGTGAGGGATCTTTGGAAGTCCTTAAAGATGTCGGGATTGACTTCTCCTGCAGCAGGTGTGCAAGAGCTTTGGGTGCATTCTGtgtgacaaaaaatataaatgtttgaattttacACAGTTAaactggctgtgtgtgtgtgtgtgtgtgtgtgtgtgtgtgtgtgtgtgtgtgtgtgtgtgtgtgtgtgtgtgtgtgtgtgtgtgtgtgtgtgtaacagagagagagccTAGACTTTAAATAGATGAAATAAACGTATTCAGTCATGAAgaaatatgtacatatatacataaatgaatgaaaaaaatagagaactaaatagatattttaaatatgctgaaatgatTTTCTCAATAACCAACATTAATTTAGAATTTAACTATTgatttatgtattcattaaagattctatttatttaatattttatttattaagtaaaatttgtatcattatttctttatctatttcagcatttatttaagccttttatattcaaataaatcagTGATGATTAAGTCCTTTTTGTCTTCCATACATGTTGATATAAAGTGAATCCAAAATTAGTAATCGCAAATTCTGCAGGTGACTGAAGTCAATGCTGACATGCAGCCTCCTCTCTCAcctattttcttcttcatcGTCACTCTGTACACATCCTGAGGTTTCAGGCAGCTGAACTCCAGCGAGAGTTTCTCGACATTCGTCAGTGTCTTTTCTGTGGGGCTACAGTCGCGAGTGGAGCCAACAACCGAGCAAACTTCACATTCTGGCTCCTCAGGATCCCGGCTGACGACCACAGTCGTGCGTGAATCAACGCTTACAACCATCGTTCGGCCCTCTAAAGGGGGCACAAAGGAGAGTTAGACAGATTGCATTACACAAGCTTTTCTTAAATCCATCACTAAATTTGTTTAAATTGTAATATTATTCAAGCAGATTAGAATCTTAGGGAAATACCCAATTATGCTAAACAAAACTGTCATTATTTGGTCATTTactcatattattatttttgtgaacTGTACTTTGGAATCTTCCAAGTTTAAATTAtgaacatttcaacattttggggcAGATACTTCAGCCATGGCCCATAACTTCCTCTACCTGTCAAATAGTTGACACATTAGCAAGTTAACGTTAGCTTTATCAGCTTTAATGGCTACACTTTGCAGTTCTTTGGTGTTAATATTTAGTAACAACTTATCTTTATGCAAGAATGAACTTGTGTGGGGCaaactgttttaatttatttgaaatatccagataataaacacttaaaaaagtGTATATTCAGTAATTCGTTCTTACTTCGTGGTGCAGCTGAGGCCTGGAACAACGATTCGACCAGAGCCTTTGGTTTTACTTGCAGAGACACAACAGCTCCATTGGGCGCATCCAAACTAGTCTCAGAACCACCTGGACAATACTGAGTCCGGCccttggtgtttgttttggatATGACGACCAAATACTGGAATCCATCAGTGCACGGTTGTGACGTCTCCATCAGCCCCTGTCTAAGGATGTCCAGACCCACAAGCGTCTTCTCCGGGGCCTTCAGC is a genomic window containing:
- the cdcp1b gene encoding CUB domain-containing protein 1 — translated: MRLFASGALLGLLFVTFIDSSECLQTAVVPNKGLTVTVSTVLPLDQCAVCTISGVNDTQTSCNSSLTLVPEEEVKLLFNCSQPIEQAYTVTIAQTIECTKDACNPTMLEAQTSILPELSRTFTWELKAPEKTLVGLDILRQGLMETSQPCTDGFQYLVVISKTNTKGRTQYCPGGSETSLDAPNGAVVSLQVKPKALVESLFQASAAPRKGRTMVVSVDSRTTVVVSRDPEEPECEVCSVVGSTRDCSPTEKTLTNVEKLSLEFSCLKPQDVYRVTMKKKIECTQSSCTPAAGEVNPDIFKDFQRSLTWDISLPERTVLTLDFPGGLKEMSGAEKCQDGQQYSVSTTNSEGKVKTNSYCEGGTVSLHLLGATTVTAEVPTGSEVDSFTVKAAPRGGRMMSVMPDPGTIVIISRLPGEPDCEVCIDKEPNQKCKSTHLRLEDPHNTTVEFTCPQPQDVFIVEINREIDCKDISCSGNVVQAESLLFPDFNRTFTWDVTVVSTRVFQLDFPEPGMRQIPNQETCPDEHTYSIITYLRAGLTTIGTFCKGGPVTTILPRRKGRMSLQVPGDRKLDPVDFKLSVGPVSDMVAILKVNLPRGMSDTDLITANYPSDFPDNQQMQWDFTVPGMYNYTIQFRDHTAPECLNKIVEVEYQKETKKVTKLTLTDSQPQHEQGNFKMVLRNCETNTTLQGLTLNYRVSVMRSGHPVLCAVNLTERQGVSLQIEKVGSDPYCEMSVNSKVENKINVAAGTKASLSFLDCPNEDVRLTASKAIECKDETSCSATQLTVPKLDSCLPMPLHSFTWHLKIPQDRTVDLVSPKGSLRQSLPGQECNESVSLRVAEGDGFSVGDFCYNGILQKVQVHGNVSVTATVPDFSKTMEPFLNVSFSQEIPETIIYRVSPDVSSPFLLASPNWPLGMRSSATVSWIVNVPSQHVAHMQFVNLSQPKCSDSHTSIKVKMLGDEEEIMSRREDEKAEDTLMVPRSFYLNMSNCKPEEGHFGAVTKIVLQKKSNLLAILLGLAGALLLLLTVLAIVCFVTKKKKKDKLAEESSIYIGKGNIFRPSDRHFTKTRADNDSHVYASIDEAIMYGHLLGDSSYADSMQDHFNGVQVDSYNTFTGPTDPGLPVIKEPDHEPELERFKTFLDPSESFIPSRPRTPIDRQDSLGFQDRRMLDNELYTFKSTGDINPIRLSGVDMDPQPPTILEDSL